A window of bacterium genomic DNA:
GCCGGGCCGGGCCTGCGGTTCAACCTTTCCGACAACGTCTCCCTGACCCTGGGCGGATTTTTGTTCCTGGGCGGGGAGGAGAGCGAGTTCGGCCACGGGGAGCTCGATTTCGGGATGTACGCCGTTCCCGCCTTCCCCCACGTGGCCTATGCCCGTTTCGAGGCGGCCTTCTAGGGCGCAGCGGCCCCCTCTCCCTTTCAGGGAGAGGGCGGGGGGTGAGGGTCGGGGTGGGGAACGTGAAAGCGGCGGGGTGGGTGTTGTATAATAGCTAATATCCAAGCTGACCCCTGTAGGTGGGAGTAATTCGACGGTCTGTGGAGGTGATGGTATGGCTAAAGAACGGTGCAGTTGGTTTGAAGATAAGGAATCACGTTTCCTAACCGGACCACACCAATCGGAAGAAAGCTTGTGCAAAAGGCATCAAAAAGGTTATAACCCTGCCATTAAAGAACAGGCGGAATGTGGCAAAGAGGAAGGACACACCTGTTGAGTTATTATCACCCTCTTGAACGACCCGCCCTTTTCGGCGGCCTGCAGAGGGGCCGCCCTACACCTTTTACCTTCGGCATTCTTCTCTTAAAAAGTAATCCGACAGCCCGCCAGCGGTCATCCAAACATCGTGCTGGTCCGAAATGAAGTGGTGATCCCTTTTTTCTGGGGCGAACATCGAGGCGGCGGACTGGGCCGATAACCGCCGCGCCCAGCGCGACTTCGTCTACGCCGAGTACATCCGCCAGTTCAAGAAGCGACACCCCATCATTTCCTTCGTCTGGTGGCTGTTCGCCGACTACGGGCGCTCCCTCTTACGTTGGGCCATCGCTTCCGCAGTCATCGCAGCCCTCTTCGGGTGCGCCTATTTGTGGATCCTCGGCCCCGGTCAGTTCGTCTGCGACCCACAGGCGCAGCTCAGCGAAGGCTGGCGCTGCTTCTACTACTCGATAGTCACCTTCACCACGCTGGGCCTCGGCGACGTCGTCCCCAAGACAGACGCCGCCTCGATTTGGGCGGCGGTCGAGGTCATCCTGGGCTACGTCATGCTGGGGGGCCTGATCAGCATCTTCGCGGTGAAGGTCGCCCGCCGGGACTGAGCGCCCGACCGGGAATCACTCCGTGGACATCCGGGCCACCGACGGGGTCGGTGGTTTTGTATAATCGAACGGTTCCCCCGCCCCGGGCGGGTCCGATTTCTTGGGAACCCGGACGCGGGCCGGGCGTACAGAATCGGTGCGCTGTCAATCGTCGTAGACTGACGCCGCGCGCTCCACGGTCGGTGGGATGAAACCGCTCGATTTTTTGGATCATCTCTCCGTCCCGGTCACGCTGGCCCTGGGTCTGCTTCTGGTCCTGGTGGTCGGCCTGGTGGACTACATCACCGGGACCGAGCTCTCCTTCGCCATCTTCTACTTCGCCCCGGTGGCGCTGGTGGCCTGGGGCAAGGGGCGCTTCCCCGGGCTTTTGATCACCTGCGTCAGCGCCGCCGTCTTGCTGATCGCGGATTTGCTGTCCGACCGCGTGTACCCGTACCACCTGATCCCCTACTGGAACTGCCTGGTGCGCCTGGGCATGTTCGTCGTCATCGCGCTGGTCTTCGCCCGGCTGAAGGTCAACCTGGACGGGGAAAAGAGGGCGGCCAGGGTGGACGCGCTCACCGGGGTGCTCAACAGCCGGGGGTTCTTCGAGCGGGCCGAGTACGAGCGGAGCCGGGCCCAGAGGTACGGTTACCCCCTGGTCGTCGCGTACATGGACCTGGACAACTTCAAGACGGTCAACGACACGCGCGGTCACGAAGTCGGCGACGCCGCCCTGGCCGTGGTCGCGGGTATTATCCGGCGGACCATCCGCACCAACGACGTGGCCGGCCGCGTGGGGGGCGACGAGTTCGCCTTCCTCCTGCCGGACACGAGCCACAGGGCGGCGCAGGCCTTGACACAGAGGCTGAAGGCGAACCTCGACCGGGAGATGGAGAAAAACGGGTGGCCGGTGACCTTCAGCATCGGGGTCGTGACCTACTCCACCCCGCCCGCCTCGGTCCGCGAGATGGTCCGGGCGGCGGACGAGCTGATGTATTGCGTGAAGAACCGGTCCAAGAACGCGG
This region includes:
- a CDS encoding ion channel, with the translated sequence MWILGPGQFVCDPQAQLSEGWRCFYYSIVTFTTLGLGDVVPKTDAASIWAAVEVILGYVMLGGLISIFAVKVARRD
- a CDS encoding GGDEF domain-containing protein, which codes for MKPLDFLDHLSVPVTLALGLLLVLVVGLVDYITGTELSFAIFYFAPVALVAWGKGRFPGLLITCVSAAVLLIADLLSDRVYPYHLIPYWNCLVRLGMFVVIALVFARLKVNLDGEKRAARVDALTGVLNSRGFFERAEYERSRAQRYGYPLVVAYMDLDNFKTVNDTRGHEVGDAALAVVAGIIRRTIRTNDVAGRVGGDEFAFLLPDTSHRAAQALTQRLKANLDREMEKNGWPVTFSIGVVTYSTPPASVREMVRAADELMYCVKNRSKNAAEHRLVERDILRPVSPE